Proteins encoded in a region of the Alosa sapidissima isolate fAloSap1 chromosome 19, fAloSap1.pri, whole genome shotgun sequence genome:
- the adi1 gene encoding 1,2-dihydroxy-3-keto-5-methylthiopentene dioxygenase, producing the protein MDAWYMDDSDEDQRLPHKLVPNQPVSLEELQKIGVFYWRLNADVYENDPELEKIRKERGYSYMDIITVHKDKLPNYEEKLKMFYEEHLHLDEEIRYILDGRGYFDVRDKDDRWIRIAMSKGDMITLPAGIYHRFTMDETNYAKAMRLFVGEPVWKAYNRPADDFEIRKTYLSSLKCA; encoded by the exons ATGGATGCATGGTACATGGACGATTCTGATGAAGACCAACGATTACCACATAAACTAGTCCCAAACCAACCGGTATCCCTTGAGGAACTGCAGAAAATTGGAGTTTTCTATTGGAGG TTAAATGCAGACGTCTATGAAAATGACCCAGAACTAGAGAAGATCCGTAAAGAGAGGGGTTATTCATATATGGACATCATCACTGTACATAAGGACAAACTCCCCAACTATGAAGAAAAG TTGAAAATGTTTTATGAAGAGCACCTGCACCTGGATGAGGAAATCCGATACATCTTGGATGGGAGAGGCTACTTTGATGTCAGGGATAAAGATGACCGATGGATCAGGATTGCCATGTCCAAAGGGGACATGATCACTCTGCCAGCAGGCATTTACCACAGGTTCACAATGGACGAAACA AACTATGCGAAAGCCATGAGGTTGTTTGTGGGAGAGCCTGTGTGGAAGGCTTATAACCGGCCTGCTGATGACTTTGAAATCCGCAAGACATATCTGAGCTCATTAAAATGTGCTTAA